A single region of the Geobacillus subterraneus genome encodes:
- a CDS encoding purine-nucleoside phosphorylase, with protein MDRQAIEKAADVLRQRMPAPPAIGLILGSGLGVLADEIEEAVRIPYEEIPGFPVSTVEGHAGRLVCGRLEGASVVAMQGRFHYYEGYSLREVTFPVRVMKALGVRELIVTNAAGGVNEQFRPGDLMMISDHINLLGTNPLIGPNDPELGPRFPDMTEAYSRRLRQLAKDAAARLGIRLHEGVYVANIGPSYETPAEIRMIRVLGGDAVGMSTVPEVIVARHAGMEVLGISCISNLAAGMTDAPLHHDEVVETAERVKADFLRLIKAVVAELAK; from the coding sequence ATGGATCGACAAGCGATTGAAAAAGCAGCTGATGTTTTGCGCCAGCGTATGCCGGCACCGCCCGCCATCGGCTTGATTCTCGGTTCGGGACTCGGCGTGCTCGCCGACGAAATCGAGGAGGCGGTTCGCATTCCATATGAGGAAATTCCTGGATTTCCGGTATCAACGGTCGAAGGGCACGCCGGCCGGCTCGTGTGCGGCCGGCTTGAAGGGGCGTCGGTCGTCGCGATGCAAGGACGGTTTCATTATTATGAAGGATACTCGCTTCGCGAAGTGACGTTCCCCGTCCGGGTGATGAAGGCGCTCGGCGTCCGCGAACTGATCGTAACGAACGCCGCCGGCGGTGTGAACGAGCAGTTCCGCCCCGGCGATTTGATGATGATCTCCGACCATATCAATTTGCTTGGCACAAATCCGCTCATCGGCCCGAACGACCCGGAGCTTGGTCCGCGCTTCCCGGACATGACCGAAGCGTACAGCCGGCGCCTGCGCCAGCTCGCCAAAGACGCGGCGGCAAGGCTCGGCATTCGTTTGCACGAAGGGGTGTATGTCGCCAACATCGGCCCGTCGTACGAAACGCCGGCAGAAATTCGTATGATCCGTGTGCTCGGCGGCGATGCGGTTGGCATGTCCACCGTCCCGGAAGTGATTGTCGCCCGCCATGCCGGCATGGAGGTGCTCGGCATTTCGTGCATTTCCAACTTAGCGGCTGGCATGACTGATGCTCCTCTCCATCATGACGAAGTCGTCGAAACAGCCGAGCGGGTGAAAGCCGACTTTTTGCGGCTCATTAAAGCGGTTGTCGCCGAGCTGGCGAAATAA
- a CDS encoding stage V sporulation protein AE, giving the protein MKKRRVILVTDGDEFACRAIERVAADLGGRCISRSQGNPTKLSGEQLVELILQTPHDPVFVMFDDCGAIGEGSGEEALRYVATHEQIEVLGALAVASNTHQHEWTKVHVSIDRDGLITEYGVDKEGVRDLDVGRINGDTVYCLDRLNIPLVVGIGDIGKMGYRDHAKNGAPITRKAVELILERSDGHAGKREKGNSADRGETR; this is encoded by the coding sequence ATGAAAAAACGACGGGTGATTCTAGTGACCGATGGGGACGAATTCGCGTGCCGGGCGATCGAGCGGGTGGCCGCCGATCTTGGCGGCCGCTGCATCTCCCGTTCGCAAGGCAATCCGACGAAACTAAGCGGCGAACAGCTTGTGGAGCTTATTTTGCAAACGCCGCATGACCCGGTGTTTGTCATGTTTGACGATTGCGGCGCCATCGGGGAGGGATCGGGCGAAGAGGCGCTCCGTTACGTAGCAACGCATGAGCAAATTGAAGTGCTCGGAGCGCTGGCGGTTGCTTCCAATACGCACCAGCACGAATGGACAAAAGTGCACGTCAGCATCGACCGTGACGGCTTGATTACAGAATACGGAGTCGATAAAGAAGGCGTCCGCGATCTCGACGTCGGACGGATTAACGGCGACACCGTCTACTGTCTTGACCGGCTCAACATACCCCTTGTCGTCGGCATCGGCGACATCGGCAAAATGGGATACCGCGACCATGCGAAAAACGGGGCGCCCATTACGCGCAAGGCGGTCGAGTTGATTCTTGAAAGGAGTGATGGCCATGCCGGAAAAAGGGAAAAAGGAAACAGTGCCGATCGCGGAGAAACTCGTTGA
- a CDS encoding D-alanyl-D-alanine carboxypeptidase family protein: MKTIVIRLLLLPLLLFLPLSVYAEEKEPKGAKAELADEAKSAILIERDTGKILYEKNPHEKLPPASMTKIMTMLLIMEAIDEGKLSYDEKVRASEYAASMGGSQIFLEPGEEMTVDELLRAIAIGSANDASVAMAERIAGSEEAFVEMMNEKAKELGLKDTNFVNTTGLPAEEHYSSAYDMAMMARELLKYEDITNYTSKYEDYLRENTDKKFWLVNTNRLVKFYPGVDGLKTGFTSEAGYCLTATAKKNGMRVIAVVFGAPTPKSRNAQITKMLDYAFHQYQAHPVYKRNETVARVDVSKGKQTSVAAVTSEPVSVLTKKGQSIEQIEKVIKVKDRVKAPIRKGDELGVLILKQDGKEILRSPIVAKQTVAEASFWDLFKRVFGRFVQAG; encoded by the coding sequence ATGAAAACGATAGTCATCCGTCTGCTTTTATTGCCGCTGCTTCTTTTCCTTCCCCTTTCCGTGTATGCTGAGGAGAAAGAACCGAAGGGGGCAAAGGCTGAATTGGCTGACGAGGCGAAGTCGGCCATCCTAATTGAACGCGACACCGGCAAGATCCTATATGAAAAGAATCCCCATGAAAAACTGCCGCCGGCGAGCATGACAAAAATTATGACGATGTTGCTGATCATGGAGGCGATCGACGAAGGAAAGCTCTCCTACGATGAGAAAGTGCGGGCAAGCGAGTATGCCGCTTCGATGGGCGGATCGCAAATTTTTCTTGAGCCAGGCGAGGAAATGACGGTCGATGAACTGCTGCGGGCGATCGCCATCGGTTCGGCCAATGACGCTTCTGTCGCCATGGCCGAGCGGATTGCCGGGTCGGAAGAAGCGTTTGTGGAGATGATGAACGAAAAAGCGAAAGAACTAGGCTTAAAGGATACAAATTTCGTCAATACGACCGGTCTGCCGGCTGAGGAACATTACAGCAGCGCCTATGACATGGCGATGATGGCGCGTGAACTATTGAAATATGAGGACATTACAAACTATACGAGCAAATACGAAGACTATTTGCGCGAAAATACGGATAAAAAGTTTTGGCTTGTGAACACCAACCGGCTTGTCAAGTTTTATCCGGGTGTTGACGGGCTGAAAACCGGCTTTACGAGCGAAGCGGGATATTGTTTGACGGCGACAGCGAAAAAGAACGGCATGCGCGTCATTGCCGTCGTTTTTGGAGCGCCGACGCCGAAATCGCGCAACGCGCAAATTACAAAAATGCTCGATTACGCGTTTCACCAATATCAAGCCCATCCGGTGTATAAGCGCAACGAAACAGTCGCCCGCGTCGATGTCAGCAAAGGGAAGCAAACGTCGGTCGCAGCCGTGACGTCGGAGCCGGTGTCGGTGCTGACGAAAAAAGGACAGTCGATCGAGCAAATCGAAAAAGTGATTAAAGTGAAAGATCGCGTGAAAGCGCCGATTCGAAAAGGCGATGAGCTTGGCGTCCTTATTTTGAAGCAGGATGGAAAAGAGATTTTGCGCAGCCCGATCGTCGCCAAACAAACGGTGGCAGAGGCTAGTTTTTGGGATTTGTTCAAGCGTGTGTTCGGCCGTTTCGTTCAGGCGGGGTAA
- the spoIIAA gene encoding anti-sigma F factor antagonist, with protein sequence MSLAINLEVKQDVLIVRLSGELDHHTAEELREQVTDVLENRTVRHIVLNLGQLTFMDSSGLGVILGRYKQIKNVGGQMVVCAVSPTVKRLFDMSGLFKIIRFEADEQFALQALGVA encoded by the coding sequence GTGAGTCTCGCGATCAACCTGGAAGTGAAGCAAGACGTGCTCATCGTTCGCCTCTCTGGAGAGCTTGACCACCATACAGCGGAGGAATTGCGCGAGCAAGTGACGGACGTGCTCGAAAACCGGACAGTCCGCCATATTGTGCTTAATTTAGGACAGTTGACATTTATGGACAGTTCCGGTCTCGGCGTCATTTTAGGGCGCTATAAGCAAATTAAAAACGTCGGCGGGCAAATGGTCGTTTGCGCTGTGTCGCCGACGGTCAAGCGCCTGTTTGACATGTCGGGGCTGTTTAAAATCATCCGCTTTGAAGCGGATGAACAATTTGCTTTGCAGGCATTGGGGGTGGCGTAA
- a CDS encoding pyrimidine-nucleoside phosphorylase, with the protein MRMVDLIAKKRDGQALTNEEIEWIIRGYTNGDIPDYQMSALAMAIYFRGMTDEETAALTMAIVHSGEVIDLSGIRGVKVDKHSTGGVGDTTTLVLGPLVASVGVPVAKMSGRGLGHTGGTIDKLESVPGFHVEMSKDEFLRLVNDNKIAIIGQTGDLTPADKKLYALRDVTATVNSIPLIASSIMSKKIAAGADAIVLDVKTGAGAFMKELDRARELARAMVDIGKRVGRQTMAVISDMSQPLGYAVGNALEVKEAIATLKGNGPRDLTELCLTLGSHMVYLARKAPSLDEARRLLEEAIRDGAAIAAFKTFLAAQGGDPSVVDDPGKLPQAAYTFAVAASEDGYVAEIVADEVGTAAMWLGAGRAKKEDAIDLAVGVVLHKKVGDRVQKGEALATIHSNRPDVRNVEEKLAAAIRLSPQPVAPPPLIYETIV; encoded by the coding sequence ATGAGAATGGTCGATTTGATTGCCAAAAAGCGCGATGGGCAGGCGCTGACGAACGAAGAAATTGAATGGATCATCCGCGGCTATACGAACGGGGATATTCCCGACTATCAAATGAGCGCGTTGGCGATGGCCATTTATTTTCGCGGCATGACCGATGAAGAGACAGCGGCGTTGACGATGGCGATCGTGCACTCCGGCGAGGTCATCGATTTGTCAGGCATTCGCGGCGTGAAAGTCGACAAACATTCAACAGGCGGCGTTGGTGATACGACAACGCTCGTGTTAGGCCCGCTTGTCGCCTCCGTCGGCGTGCCGGTGGCGAAAATGTCCGGGCGCGGTCTCGGCCATACGGGCGGCACGATCGACAAGCTCGAGTCCGTGCCCGGATTTCATGTGGAAATGAGCAAAGACGAATTTCTCCGGCTCGTCAATGACAATAAGATCGCCATTATCGGCCAAACCGGCGACTTGACGCCGGCGGACAAGAAGTTGTACGCGCTCCGCGATGTGACCGCGACTGTCAACAGCATTCCGCTGATCGCTTCCTCGATCATGAGCAAAAAAATCGCCGCCGGGGCTGACGCCATCGTCTTGGATGTAAAAACGGGCGCCGGGGCGTTTATGAAAGAACTCGACAGGGCGCGCGAACTGGCCCGGGCGATGGTCGATATCGGCAAGCGTGTTGGGCGGCAGACGATGGCTGTCATTTCCGATATGAGCCAGCCGCTCGGTTATGCGGTTGGCAACGCCCTGGAAGTGAAAGAGGCGATCGCTACGCTGAAAGGGAACGGGCCGCGTGATTTGACGGAGCTTTGTTTGACGCTTGGCAGCCATATGGTTTACTTGGCAAGGAAGGCGCCGTCGCTCGATGAGGCGCGCCGCCTGCTTGAAGAGGCGATCCGCGATGGGGCCGCCATCGCGGCGTTCAAAACGTTTTTGGCGGCCCAAGGCGGCGATCCGTCGGTCGTCGACGATCCGGGCAAGCTGCCGCAAGCGGCGTATACGTTTGCCGTTGCCGCTAGCGAGGACGGTTATGTTGCCGAGATCGTTGCGGATGAAGTCGGCACCGCCGCCATGTGGCTCGGCGCTGGTCGGGCGAAAAAAGAGGACGCCATCGACTTGGCGGTCGGCGTCGTGCTCCATAAGAAAGTGGGCGATCGTGTGCAGAAAGGGGAAGCGCTCGCCACGATCCACAGCAATCGGCCGGACGTGCGCAACGTCGAAGAAAAGCTTGCCGCCGCCATTCGGCTCTCGCCGCAGCCGGTCGCTCCGCCGCCGCTCATTTACGAGACGATCGTGTAA
- a CDS encoding stage V sporulation protein AA yields MANTVFIKPRHRVQVKPEALVTLGQVAQIAAMDGRLIRRLKAIPLYRIQPSDKNIVIIDMMHIVRAVLDVDESLDVQMVGPSQTIVEVVYEKRRFSTASFILVWLLLFVGSAMAIMNFHEDVSMQQVHRHLYEMMTGQSVDKPLLLQIPYSLGLGIGMVLFFNHWFRKRINEEPSPLEVEMFNYQQAIDQYVILHENKESMRHLDDA; encoded by the coding sequence ATGGCAAACACCGTGTTCATTAAGCCGCGCCATCGCGTGCAAGTAAAGCCGGAGGCGCTCGTCACGTTGGGGCAGGTGGCGCAAATCGCCGCGATGGATGGCCGGCTCATTCGGCGGCTGAAGGCGATTCCGCTTTATCGCATTCAACCGAGCGACAAAAATATCGTCATTATCGATATGATGCACATCGTCCGGGCTGTGCTCGATGTCGACGAGTCGCTCGATGTGCAGATGGTTGGCCCGTCGCAGACGATCGTCGAAGTTGTGTATGAAAAACGGCGGTTTTCGACGGCTTCTTTTATTCTTGTTTGGCTTCTTTTGTTCGTCGGTTCGGCGATGGCCATCATGAACTTTCACGAAGATGTAAGCATGCAGCAAGTGCATCGCCATCTGTATGAAATGATGACCGGCCAATCGGTCGACAAGCCGCTGCTTTTGCAAATTCCGTATTCGCTCGGGCTTGGCATCGGGATGGTGTTATTTTTCAACCATTGGTTCCGCAAGCGGATTAATGAAGAGCCCAGCCCTCTTGAAGTCGAAATGTTCAACTACCAGCAGGCCATTGACCAGTACGTGATTTTGCATGAAAACAAAGAAAGCATGAGACATCTTGACGACGCTTGA
- a CDS encoding SpoVA/SpoVAEb family sporulation membrane protein, giving the protein MEYVRAFLAGGLLCALAQLAIDRGKWTPAGVASALVILGVLLGFSGVYDRFAAWAGAGATMPLSGFGYFLAKGVIVEPRPDGLVETGAAVFRFAGALFAFIVAGSFFAALICKPKG; this is encoded by the coding sequence ATGGAATACGTCCGTGCCTTTTTGGCCGGCGGGCTGCTATGCGCCCTCGCCCAGCTTGCCATCGACCGCGGCAAATGGACGCCGGCCGGCGTCGCCAGCGCGCTTGTCATCTTGGGCGTCCTCCTTGGGTTTAGCGGCGTATACGACCGGTTTGCCGCTTGGGCTGGCGCAGGGGCGACGATGCCGCTGAGCGGATTTGGCTATTTTTTGGCGAAAGGCGTGATTGTCGAACCGCGGCCGGACGGCCTAGTCGAGACCGGAGCGGCAGTGTTTCGCTTTGCCGGTGCTCTATTCGCCTTTATCGTGGCTGGCTCGTTTTTCGCTGCGCTCATTTGCAAACCGAAAGGGTAG
- a CDS encoding stage V sporulation protein AB, protein MTTLEILLVVFVGFAGGLAVGTGFVAFLVVLGVIPRLTQLTKTVKCIHAYEWSAVAGAIVGGWMSLRHSVWHLSKYWLAPIGLLHGIFIGMLAAALTEVLNVWPILAKRIGVDDKIVILLMAIAFGKVAGSLFHWLYFADYFH, encoded by the coding sequence TTGACGACGCTTGAGATTTTGCTGGTAGTGTTCGTCGGCTTCGCTGGAGGGCTGGCGGTCGGAACCGGATTTGTCGCTTTTTTAGTCGTGCTTGGCGTCATTCCGCGGTTGACGCAGCTGACGAAAACGGTGAAATGCATCCACGCGTACGAGTGGAGTGCCGTCGCCGGCGCCATCGTCGGCGGATGGATGAGTTTGCGCCATTCTGTCTGGCACTTGTCGAAATATTGGCTGGCGCCGATCGGATTGTTGCATGGCATCTTTATTGGGATGCTCGCTGCGGCGCTGACGGAAGTATTGAACGTTTGGCCGATTTTAGCGAAACGCATCGGTGTTGACGATAAAATTGTCATTTTATTGATGGCGATCGCCTTCGGCAAAGTAGCAGGCTCATTGTTCCATTGGCTTTATTTTGCCGATTACTTTCACTGA
- the sigF gene encoding RNA polymerase sporulation sigma factor SigF: MDVDVKQDQSPIKDQEMKELIRRSQEGDQEARDEIIEKNMRLVWSVVQRFLNRGYEPDDLFQIGCIGLLKSVDKFDLSYDVKFSTYAVPMIIGEIQRFLRDDGTVKVSRSLKEMGNKIRKAKDELSKTRGRAPTVTEIADYLGISPEEVVLAQEAVRSPASIHETVYENDGDPITLLDQIADADEASWFDKIALKKAIEELDERERLIVYLRYYKDQTQSEVASRLGISQVQVSRLEKKILQHIKEKMDG; the protein is encoded by the coding sequence ATGGATGTCGATGTCAAGCAAGATCAGTCGCCAATCAAAGACCAGGAGATGAAGGAGCTGATCCGCCGCAGCCAGGAAGGCGACCAAGAAGCACGCGATGAAATTATCGAAAAAAATATGCGCCTCGTCTGGTCGGTCGTCCAGCGTTTCTTAAATCGCGGCTACGAACCGGACGACTTGTTCCAAATCGGCTGCATCGGCCTGTTAAAATCGGTCGACAAGTTTGACTTATCGTATGACGTCAAGTTTTCGACGTACGCCGTACCGATGATCATCGGGGAGATCCAGCGATTTCTCCGCGATGACGGTACGGTGAAAGTCAGCCGTTCACTGAAAGAGATGGGCAATAAAATCCGCAAAGCGAAAGACGAGCTGTCAAAAACGCGCGGGCGGGCGCCGACGGTCACCGAAATTGCCGACTATTTGGGCATTTCACCGGAAGAGGTCGTTCTCGCCCAAGAGGCAGTCCGCTCGCCGGCGTCGATCCATGAAACGGTGTACGAAAACGACGGCGATCCGATCACGCTGCTCGATCAAATCGCCGATGCCGACGAGGCGTCATGGTTTGACAAAATCGCCTTAAAAAAAGCGATCGAAGAGCTCGACGAGCGCGAAAGGCTCATCGTCTATTTGCGCTATTACAAAGACCAAACCCAGTCCGAAGTGGCATCAAGACTCGGCATCTCTCAAGTGCAAGTATCCCGGCTGGAAAAGAAAATATTGCAGCACATAAAGGAAAAAATGGACGGGTAG
- a CDS encoding spore germination protein: MPEKGKKETVPIAEKLVDNAKFLQKRIGVGTSFDLGVRKVHVLNREVHIYYCNGLCDTQYIIELLKQIVRVNDDERQVAQARQIIENRLVHQQVSPVTSLDEAVDKLLSGLIIVLIEGESTGFAVDVRSYPGRQPQEPDTEKVVRGARDGYVENIIVNTALTRRRIRDERLRLEILQVGERSKTDICIAYIKDVADPGLVELVKKELKQINVDGLTMGDKTVEEFLVKQGYNPYPLVRYTERPDVAATHLLEGHVLIMVDTSPSVIITPTTFFHHVQHAEEYRQSPGVGTFVRWVRFLGILSSLFLLPLWVLFVLEPSLLPESWAFIGPNKQTNIPIVMQILLADFGIEFLRMAAIHTPTPLSTAMGLIAAVLIGQIAIDVGLFVPEVILYVAVAAIGSFATPSYELSIANKISRLALVILVALFKVPGLVIGTTVYLLWLASIRSLNTPYLWPFIPFDPAAFMQIVVRRSAAGAKVRPSIVHPQDRQKQPS, translated from the coding sequence ATGCCGGAAAAAGGGAAAAAGGAAACAGTGCCGATCGCGGAGAAACTCGTTGACAACGCCAAGTTTTTACAAAAACGAATCGGCGTCGGCACAAGCTTTGATTTAGGTGTGCGGAAAGTTCACGTGCTAAACCGGGAAGTACATATTTATTACTGCAACGGTTTATGCGACACCCAATATATTATCGAATTGTTAAAACAAATCGTGCGCGTCAATGACGATGAGCGCCAAGTCGCCCAAGCGCGGCAAATTATTGAGAACCGGCTCGTCCACCAGCAAGTGAGTCCGGTGACAAGCCTTGACGAGGCAGTCGATAAGCTGCTGTCCGGGTTGATCATCGTCTTGATCGAAGGCGAATCAACCGGGTTTGCCGTCGACGTCCGCAGCTACCCGGGCCGGCAGCCGCAAGAACCGGATACGGAAAAAGTCGTGCGCGGCGCCCGCGACGGGTATGTTGAAAACATTATCGTCAATACGGCGTTGACCCGGCGCCGCATCCGTGATGAACGGCTGCGTCTTGAAATTTTGCAAGTCGGGGAACGATCGAAAACCGATATATGCATCGCCTATATTAAAGATGTCGCCGACCCGGGGCTTGTCGAGCTTGTCAAAAAGGAGTTGAAACAAATTAATGTTGACGGGCTGACGATGGGTGACAAAACAGTGGAGGAGTTTTTAGTCAAGCAAGGGTATAACCCGTACCCGCTCGTCCGCTACACGGAGCGGCCGGACGTTGCGGCGACGCATTTGCTTGAAGGGCATGTGCTCATTATGGTCGACACGTCGCCAAGCGTCATTATTACGCCAACGACGTTCTTCCACCATGTCCAGCACGCAGAAGAGTACCGGCAGTCGCCGGGGGTCGGAACGTTCGTCCGCTGGGTGCGGTTTTTAGGCATTTTGTCGTCGCTGTTTTTGCTGCCGCTTTGGGTGCTGTTTGTGCTCGAGCCGTCGCTCTTGCCGGAATCGTGGGCGTTTATCGGGCCGAACAAACAGACGAACATTCCGATTGTCATGCAAATTTTGCTCGCCGACTTCGGGATTGAGTTTCTGCGGATGGCAGCGATTCATACGCCGACGCCGCTGTCGACGGCCATGGGCTTAATCGCTGCTGTTTTGATCGGGCAAATCGCCATCGATGTCGGGTTGTTTGTACCGGAAGTCATTTTGTACGTCGCGGTGGCGGCGATTGGCTCATTTGCGACACCGAGCTATGAGCTCAGTATAGCCAATAAGATTTCCCGCTTGGCGCTTGTCATATTGGTCGCCTTATTTAAAGTGCCAGGGCTCGTGATCGGCACGACCGTTTATTTGCTTTGGTTAGCGAGCATCCGCTCGCTGAACACGCCGTACTTATGGCCATTTATTCCCTTTGATCCGGCGGCATTTATGCAAATTGTCGTCCGCCGTTCGGCCGCTGGAGCGAAAGTGCGCCCGAGCATCGTCCATCCGCAAGACCGGCAAAAGCAGCCATCGTGA
- the spoVAD gene encoding stage V sporulation protein AD — protein sequence MKRVGKQTWVFDEEIYIRAAATAVGPLEADGPLGRYFDISYRDLYCGEETWELAERRLMSEAVARCLQKAGISARDVDLFLAGDLLNQNATSNYVARGLPIPFLCLFGACSTSMQTLAAAAALVGGGLADTALVATSSHNATAERQFRYPTELGVQKPKTATFTVTGAGAALVGRTPGRWRIRAATIGKVIDAGVTNPLDMGAAMAPAAADTIERHFRDLGASPRDYDLIVTGDLSRVGSVIVRELLAESGYDISDVYNDCGLMIYRPDQKVFAGGSGCACSAVVTYGYLLNELDRGTFRRLFVVATGALLSQTMVQQKQSIPAVAHGVVIEAAKREPGSLP from the coding sequence ATGAAGCGTGTCGGGAAGCAGACGTGGGTGTTTGATGAGGAGATTTACATCAGGGCCGCTGCCACCGCTGTCGGTCCGCTCGAGGCCGATGGGCCGCTTGGCCGCTATTTTGACATTTCCTATCGCGACTTATATTGCGGCGAAGAGACGTGGGAGCTGGCCGAGCGGCGGTTGATGAGCGAGGCGGTTGCCCGCTGTCTGCAAAAGGCCGGCATCTCTGCCCGCGATGTGGATTTGTTTTTAGCCGGCGATTTATTGAACCAAAATGCGACGTCCAACTATGTCGCGCGCGGGCTGCCGATTCCGTTTTTATGCCTGTTCGGCGCCTGCTCGACGTCGATGCAGACGCTGGCGGCAGCGGCCGCTTTGGTCGGCGGCGGGCTCGCCGATACGGCGCTTGTGGCGACGAGCAGCCATAACGCGACCGCAGAGCGGCAATTTCGTTATCCGACCGAACTTGGGGTGCAAAAGCCGAAAACGGCAACCTTTACCGTCACGGGAGCCGGCGCTGCGCTCGTCGGCCGCACCCCGGGGCGATGGCGCATCCGGGCGGCGACGATCGGCAAAGTGATCGACGCCGGGGTGACGAATCCGCTCGATATGGGGGCGGCGATGGCTCCGGCAGCGGCGGATACGATCGAGCGGCATTTCCGCGATTTAGGTGCATCGCCGCGCGATTATGACTTGATTGTCACCGGCGACCTATCACGCGTCGGCAGTGTGATCGTCCGCGAGCTGCTGGCTGAATCCGGCTATGATATAAGCGACGTCTATAACGACTGCGGATTGATGATTTACCGCCCGGATCAAAAGGTGTTTGCCGGCGGCAGCGGCTGCGCCTGTTCGGCGGTCGTTACGTACGGCTATTTGCTCAACGAGCTTGACCGCGGCACGTTTCGCCGGCTGTTTGTCGTCGCCACCGGGGCGCTTCTTAGCCAAACGATGGTCCAGCAAAAACAATCGATTCCGGCCGTCGCCCACGGCGTCGTCATTGAAGCGGCCAAACGTGAGCCGGGTTCGCTGCCATAA
- a CDS encoding SpoVA/SpoVAEb family sporulation membrane protein, protein MGLKADYLREVKAFQPSPPYAANAAKAFFAGGALCALAQWLAEWHGRLFAASPFAAQLWAVTVMAGLAIALTAVGRYDDFSQFAGAGATMLMTGLANALASAAIEHRSEGWTAGVAGQMLKAGGATIIYGVIVAYVLGLFWP, encoded by the coding sequence GTGGGATTAAAAGCCGATTATCTCCGTGAGGTGAAGGCGTTTCAGCCTTCCCCCCCATACGCCGCCAACGCGGCCAAGGCGTTTTTTGCCGGCGGGGCGCTTTGCGCGCTGGCCCAATGGCTTGCTGAGTGGCATGGCCGCCTGTTTGCCGCTTCGCCGTTTGCCGCTCAATTATGGGCGGTGACGGTGATGGCCGGATTGGCGATCGCGCTGACAGCCGTCGGTAGATATGACGATTTCAGCCAGTTCGCTGGTGCGGGGGCGACGATGCTCATGACGGGGCTGGCCAACGCCCTGGCCAGCGCGGCGATCGAGCACCGGAGCGAAGGATGGACGGCGGGAGTGGCCGGGCAGATGTTGAAAGCCGGGGGGGCAACCATCATTTACGGCGTGATCGTTGCTTACGTGCTCGGCCTCTTTTGGCCATAA
- the spoIIAB gene encoding anti-sigma F factor has product MRNEMHLQFSARSENESFARVTVAAFVAQLDPTMDELTEIKTVVSEAVTNAIIHGYNNDPNGIVSISVIIEDGVIHLTVRDEGVGIANIDEARQPLFTTKPELERSGMGFTIMENFMDEVVVESEVNKGTTVYLKKHIAKSKALCN; this is encoded by the coding sequence ATGCGCAATGAAATGCACCTCCAATTTTCCGCCCGCAGTGAAAACGAGTCGTTTGCCCGCGTGACGGTGGCGGCGTTTGTCGCCCAGCTCGACCCGACGATGGATGAGCTGACGGAAATCAAAACAGTCGTCTCGGAGGCGGTGACAAACGCCATCATTCACGGCTACAACAATGATCCGAACGGCATCGTCTCCATTTCCGTCATCATCGAAGACGGTGTCATCCATTTGACGGTGAGAGATGAAGGGGTCGGCATCGCCAACATCGATGAAGCGCGCCAGCCGCTGTTTACGACAAAGCCGGAGCTCGAACGGTCAGGCATGGGCTTTACGATTATGGAAAACTTCATGGATGAAGTCGTTGTCGAGTCGGAAGTGAACAAAGGGACGACCGTTTATTTGAAAAAGCATATTGCCAAAAGCAAAGCGTTATGTAACTGA